The genomic window AGGGAGCAAGGAGGAGTGAGGACGATGGGGTAAAGTCATATCTACCGGGCAGATTGAGAAAAACAGGATTTTCTTTGGCGGGAAATTGAAAGTGACTGGGAGGCAGTTAAATTTTGTGATTGtaataaaaaattgttataagaactggtctatagaactgagtttaccaaggaGACTTGGTGTGGGAGGGAACCCTGAGGCAACGGTGCGGGGGAAGCAGATACTGGTGGAGCATATGATGTTGAAACGTTGCATGCATGAACTTATCACAAgtagtattttaaatcatggttGTTCAAATTAAATGATGATTTTGGCAATGAATTAGAGAATTTGATAAACAAGGTTAAAGAATATGATGACTTAAAGATCTTGCCCCCTAAAAACACCTGTATATATTAGATATGATCTAATCTATTTAAGGACACAGACAAATTTGTAGGGATGGGGGATGACAATATTAAATGGTCACAGccatcagaaaaattaaaaatgggagtCAACACATATACTTATTctttggccattggtgggaaAATTGCTATGTTTGTCATTAGACATAGGTGTTTATGTCAGTGAATATAGAGAAAAgacttttaatatgtattttctttatcctgatttaaaaatctataaaattttgGTATACATTAGAAAAGCCCAAACTAAAAAATTTCCTAAGGAGTTTAAGTCTTAGATTATACTCACACAGTTTTGGGGTTCAGGGCTTAAATTTCCCACATGACCTTAGAATTCCAAAGTACATCCCTAAATGATATAAAATGGTGGTTATTAAGCAGCAAATAATAACCTAATGTAAAAGGACTCCTagaatctaaaagaaaattaGTTATAATTGTTAAAAAAATCTTGGGATCTATGCAAGAAAGCAGAAAGTCCAAGATGATATATGCACAACTACAGTCATAGCTAAAGTAAATATGTCAGAATATGGAAACTCAATGGCCAACCAAGTGGCAAtggagtgattttaaaaaatggcaaattttaaaaatttaagaaatttaaaaaaaatttaaaatagccaCATGTCAAAGGCTATTCTGATGAAAAAACTAATTGAGTTCTCCTTCTACAATACATGCATCTGATTTAAAGAACTaagtaaaagcaaaacaaagttttAGACAAAAGCCTTAAAAAAGGAATGGAAGATACTGTTAAACATCAAAACACAAACATGGTAAAGAAAaacaaggggaaactgaggaaggATCTATAATAATGTAAATAAGCACAAGAATAGTATCTAGAAAACATTTGAAGAAAAACTATGTTAGAAgagtaggaaaataaaaagttttttggggtcacacctggcaatgcttaggagttactggctctacacttaggaattactcctagcaatgcttggggaccaaatgggatgctcatatgggatgcccatataggatgccgggaatcaaatccagtCGGCCTTAAACAGGGCAtccaccctacatgctgtactatctgaCCCTAAATGATAAACAATCTGAGAAGGAATGAGAATGATGTAAGtacttggtttttaaatttttttttttgctggggtggAGGGCCCACATCCTGCTATGCTCAGAGGGCCGACCGTTTGTGATGCCAGTATTTGAGTAAGGGTGGGCAGGATGCAAGGCAGGAATCTTAGTCCCTGGGCTATTTCTCCTAGCTGGTACAACTACTTTAGAGGCTGCAACTTCACTGTTAGGTTTCAGTTCCACGGAAACTTggtcatatgtatatgtgtacaagGATAGAGAAAATTCTTAGCATGAATGTGTAATAATGAAAAAGTTGAAGCAAACTCTCAAAAGGATTAAATATGGTTTATATAGTGaaacaatgataaaaaataatctaCAGCTTCCAACATGGATAAATCTCAAAAACATTGAAAAGttacagaaagatagtacatcaaaacataaaaattatagaaatattaaaaatataaaatcaaaggaaaaaacaacaaatttaaattaattgacttaatgaagggaagggaaggatcaAAGCTAGGTAAGAAAAAATCAGAAGTGAAGGGTCTAAAAGATAAAAGTAAATGTAGTTGATTATTTAGGGCAGGAGATGGCAAATTCAGTAAGGGGATGGAAAGTATTTTAGGGTTTGCAGgtcaaaagggaaaaataaagaaacatgttAAGTACTTTTTGAGGTCCAAAGTTGgtgctttacaaaaaaaaaaaaagtttttattaattttttttttcttactgaagaAACAAGAACTATTCTTAgtagaggctggaaagatagtacaagtggtcagggcacttgccaagcatatagttgacctgggtttaatccctatgggtcccctgagctccactaggagtaagccctgagcatccagtGTGGCTgcaagaaacaaaaagcaaactgtTCTTAGCTTGCAGACCATACGAATGCAGGCAGAGGGCGAAATGTGGCTCACAAGTGCCTTGGGCAGCTTGGTCAATAGTTTTCCaggtaaaaatattctttatctgTTTGTCCTCAACATAGTATCCAACAGCTATGTAGCTATTGAGCACATGAAATGAGGCTACTGGGACCAAGagattgaatttttatttgtattttaaatttatttgtgctggggactgaatcccaAACTATATTTAGTCCTTAAGTTAGAaactcatgtttgtttgttttcttagttttggggtcctacacctagcagtgctcagggaatcacctGACTTGGTGCTCATAGGTTTTTCCCATGGTACACAGGGACCAAGTGGAAaccaggtttgaacccaggctTTTCGCATGCAAAGCAGAAACACCTGTGGAGCCATCTTTGGCCGAGAAATTCATGTTTTTATAGAGTCAAAGAACAGGCATCAGGGGAATGTTTGAGCAAACAGAAAAAACTGTGACAAATTATATAAAGAgtgtaaattatatacatattcctTTAGGGATAGAAAATTTGGAGTGACAAAAAGGATGTTGTGTGTGATTAATGTGGAATGCAGAAAGATATGGAGATGCAGTCAAACTTGGAAGTCAAGATTGGAAGGGTCATCCAGTAAAGAATTTGTGGAAGAGAGAAGTGGTGTACGGCGAAAGTATAGCAGGCAAACTGAGCTTAGGACAATGCTTACAGGAAGTTTTATAGGGTAAGTACAGAAAGGACAAGAAGATCAGAGGCCAGGTAGCTTTGATCCTTagagaatagaagaaaaatacaagTGTTATCTTAGACAAAacttattcttactatttttttttttaaaaaagataacctACAATGCCTTAAAATTTAAGAAGTATATACAAGTGGAAGGTTGTACTTTCAGAACTGAACAATTTATAGGTTGTTATAAATAGATTGgtcaaaaatacacattttagctggagagatagtgagagAATGCAagagctaaggcacttgtcttgcatactgccaactctggtttgatctctggcaccacatataatcctccaggagtaagccataagcaccagtagggtggccccaaacaaagttCCCTTccgcaacaacaaaaaatacgcCCCCCCCAACTTAAAATGTGAAAAACCCAGAGGGTTTATTTGTGCTAGAGACACAGGgataaaggcacttgtctttcagtTGGCTATcagcctgatttgatccctggtatctcatatggtctcctgagcagagtcagtagAAACtttgaacacagttgggtgtgacctcaGCTGCCTTAAGTTCTACTCATACACATTTGAACTTTTGGCTAAGTAAGAAATTATTGATAGTTCATGTCACAATATATTGTGATTTTGTTGAGCTATCAATTTGAAAAACATATACCAAGAGATTGGGGTTCAGAACTAGTCAATTATTTTATCCCTAAACCTAAGCAAGCATTCTTTAATTAGgatttttatgtacattttattgaaaaactaAGAACAGTTTAAGGGATCTACAAGCAACTTGGAACATTCTACTTTTAATGTCAAGAATTTATTTTACTCAAGGTCCTGTTCTGATACATTTATTGGAGTATTTCTCACTTAAGGGAAAAGTAAATTGGCAGAAACTTATCTTAATTTCCAAAATTTTTCTAGAACCTATATTGTActaaaattaaagtaatataaGAAATACAAAGTTTTCCGTGTTTAGGTCCAGTtatttatatcttaaaaataaccAGATTTACTAAGAATAAACATAACATTTGTAGTATAgttttgaaaaaatgttcatgatCTGGAGTCCTGTTAGGAGAATATTCCATGACAATAGTTTAACGGACACTCAGGTATTATCTTACAGATTCTCTCCTAGAGCCGTTGAAGGAAGTGAAGGATGAGTTTCAAAGAGCAGTGAACAAACACGTTATCGTATGTGGGgcatactttttttccttttagaactGCGCCTGGAATCCCTTTTCTGCTTGAAAATAGGTGAATTCAAGAAACACAAATCTGTAAAAGGGTCCCCTCTTCTCAGCTTCCTataagggtaaaaaaaaaaaaagacacgtaTAATAATGAATGTCCAATATTAAAGCACTCTTCATTATAAGCTGCTGTATGTAAAAAAATGCCAACATTAATATTCCCActgcaattttttaaatcaaaaattaTGTGCTTCAAGTAAGACTCATCTTTGAGCAAAGGtgcacaacccccccacccccctgccctgacCCTCAAATACATTATTAAAGTGAGTTCCCACCAGTCAGATACTTACGAAGCAAGTGTAGGTTCCTTATAGTTCACTCTGGCTGTGCATCTACGCTTAGGCAGAGACACTGCTGGACTTTCTTTAGTCATttgtggagaaagagaaagttttCTGATTCTCACTACAGGATGCAAGAGGTCATTGGTGATATCCTTCAGGCTAAAATGGGGCGACTGAGGAATTTCAGGTGATTTACCTACAAAAACAACTTTTACTGAATATTGTTCCAATAACAAATCGATTTAATGGGTTGCTCTTATTACCCAGCATTAGTAATTATCAACACTTTGCCATTCTTGCTTATTTCAGTGTAATTAAAGCATATGCTCAAAAGACATTTGCATGCTAACTGGCTGACCTTGGGGAAATCATTCAGCTCTTAATCTACTTTTTATTTCTGGGGActaccaaacagtgctcagaagattcAGGGACCCCATCGATGATTCTTGGCTAGCTGGGCCAACGATGCAATGTAAGGGCCTGAGTTTGTGGTGCTGCTCACACGCCCTGGTGTTGGGGATCATCCAGGCTTTCCTGGCAGTGAATTGGGCCTCCACGGctgtacctggtgatgttcaggggaccatgtggtgccagagttcaGATGCATGCTAAGCATGTATCTGTAACTGGCCcctaactttttaattaaaaaaaatattttttaagtaagcaCTCTGGTGGTGGCGAAGATGGTTGGTGGTGAAGATCCAGTAATTTTATATGTCAAAGTCGTAAACACTATCATAATCATGTCTAAATATAATCTTAAtctaaactagaaaaaaaataggtgaGTCACTGGATTCATTTTCAAGGGGATAATTCCAGTGAGTGTATAAAAGGCATTTAATTCAACCTTACTCCAAAAAACTTTGTTCCCCTGACTTAAGTTTATTTACTGAAAAGAAAACGCATTCTTCATTACAAATAGTATCTGCTGTTAGAGgatttaaagggccagagagaggatagcagtaggcacttgccttgcacatggcaacatgggttcaatcccgggcactggATATGCCCCCacacaagtgatctctgagtagagagccaggagtaagcttcaaAATAAAACCCCACAAAAGAGGATTTAAATGAGCTCAAAGCAGTCAGAGCCACACAACTGTGATTTCAGCATCCTCCTCTCCCACACTATTTAATCAGATAGTAACTCTCCCCAAAGAGACAGATGGCAGGTCTAAACCTCCCCCAAAGAAACAGATGGCATGTATAGTACATAAACACCTCGAGTGATAATATATCATAAACACTGAAAATATAGGCAAAGAAGTAGATCACTTACTGCTCGGACTATCTGCTGGCTTGAAGACCTCCATTTCATTTTCTGTGTCTGGATATTTTAGTCCTCTTTTGGATCGATGCCTGGTGATGGGGCTATTTGGCTGGCTGGTGTGCTCTTGACCGGATTTGCAAGTGGGGATATAGAGGTCACCAGAATCATCTGAATTACTTGACTGGCAGATGCTGTCCACTTCACAGTCACTGTTGTGTTCTTCCCTTTCAGATGTGAGGGTTTTTTGTCGGAAAGGAGTGAGATGAACACTCTCTTCCACATTAAAGTTGTAAGCATCAATGTGAGCATCAGACTCATCCACGTTTTCTTGAGAAATGAGGTTTTTATTTGCACCTTTATTCTTTGGCACACCTTTTGATTTTCTCCTGTCACgccttttcttatcttttcttctttgcaCATTTCTGTGTTTACTTTTAATTTGTGCAGATTCACAGTCTAAGACACTCTCCCTTTCTTTATTAGATCTTTCTGGGCAAATCATCTTTGGTGATGGGCTATTTTGATCTGTATTCCATTGACATACATTTCCCCCCCTATTTGTAGTAATATGTTTGTTCATTAGTGGGTCCGCAAATCTAAGTCTTTCCAATTCAGAGTACTGTACTGAAAAGTGACTTACTTCAAAATTATCCAAGGTATCAAATTCATCTAGAttgttaaaagttttatttaagttGTGGCGGAGAGATACAGTTCTAGGTAAAGTATTATCTTTACACTTCACTTCATCTGAATCCAAATTAAATTCCAGTCTATTATGAGGAATAGTAGGTACTGGctctgagaatttaaaaaaatgagaaaaaagtttTACTCTGTAGAAagtttaatttcaaaaaaatcttagaatttaaAAGCTAAAACCAGAAATGAATAATTATTCTTTGGTTTTCCATATTTACTGTAAGTAAATACCTGGAAACTTACTAGTAACATTTATTTGACAATATAAATGAATGGCTTATATTTGATCTGTGAGAGAATATTATGTAACCTTCAAAAATATGCTAGCTTGGGATTTTATGTGCCTGACTTAAAGGCTTCAAGGGAAATGAGTAgtctaaatatatttgtatataggatTCATAGAAAAAGAACATCTCAGGGAACAAGAAGTGCTCAGAAATTCAGGGGCCCCATCAGTTGTTCTTGTCTAGTTGGGCCACTATTGCTGATTACATAGTTGGCacaataaatgaatatatttttaaactcttattctatataaaagaaattaGCAGGCAAGGGAAAAGAGTAAAGAGCCGGAGCTCATTCTTGCACGCAGGAagccccaagttcagtccctggcactgcatggtttcctgagcactagcaggagtgactcccagcGGGATTAGCTCGAGTACCATTGGCTTGTGGGCCCAAACCCCTTCCcatgagaatgaagagagaaagagagagcttaGCTTTGAGCAAATACCACATGAACAGATTTTAAGacatcaaacaaaaagaaatgagaaatttaaTTACCTTCTACTTGGCATGATTCTAtttgatctggaagatgagcttctTCTTGATGAGGAACTTGCCTTAGAAAATATCAGTGAAAAATAGGAATTTATTTAGCCATTatgcaacaaaaataaatctaatgCTTTGTTataagttttttctttcctttagtaTCCTTTCCTAATCTCATTCTAATTCAGTGTATCTGTTTTCTGTTGAAGGAAGtaaaaacgtgtgtgtgtgtgtgtgtgtgtgtgtgtgtgtgtgtgtgtgtggtagtgggGATTGGGTAGGGCATGCACCCTGTGGAGTTCAGGGGAGCATGCAGTGCAGAGGACTGAACCCGCATCTTCCACAATGTataaagcatgagctccagcccccaagccatctccctggccccaccagaAGAGATTTGTATGATTACAAAGAAGCTGATATGTTATTGTCTGTCATTGAACGCCCACTACAAGATGTAACATCATCTGAAAACAGGCCACAATCTATATGACTTAACTAGAGAAAGAGCTATATAGAATTGATCtataaatatctaaaaaaaaaaaaaacagtgattatTTTTCAGGAGGtgggtttacttttttttttttctggcagtaCATGCTTTTTGTGGTACTTAAACTTCATGATTAAGTTCAGTATTGGATAGAAGTTCTATCCGTTATTACTTCTATGAGTAGAGAGGTGCATATATACAAAAGGATACATGACACTGTTTTATGGCATGTATTCTTACTAGGTGCAGTATTCTTCTCCTACTGCTACTCTCATTTAATAGATAGAAGCCCAAGATGCTGTGAGCTATCCCACAAAGGACATCGCACCACATAAACAATCTGGTGCAAAAGGTCACTGctgaggggtgaggtgggggagtggggttggtggtgctgggagtgatagtacaacaggtagggtatttgccttgcactcagccaaccctggttcaatctccatcaccccatacagtccccggagcactgccaggagatagTCCTGAGTGCAACagaaaaaccaaaagataacTAGGTCTAGGCTCCAATactgtgtgtgtaatatataatacaaacacacatatgtcAAATTCACTGGACTGTGCCATGCACAGTTAATATCAGTGTATTTCACTGTACATAATTTTATCTATAATTCATAAGCAAGCTAAGTATACTTAGTGGTGATTTTAAGAATGAATTAGATTAGCAGGACAGTGGGTGACCTGTTAACAGTAATGtttaatatataaactatattacATTTGTCTTCTAGACAATTTTTACTATTGGCAGAATGCCACCGTGGTATTTTTGAATAAGGTTTTGAATGAGAAACCTCTCTCAAAACATTAAGGAAAGCATGgtcaaaaataattgtttaaaaactCAAGACCACTCAacgaattaaaaaataaaaaaaaaaaatagtttgctaCATATACCAGAATTTCAACatgagttttctttaaaaataaccagTAGAGgggctgggtagggcatttgccttgactcggccaacccgggttcaattcccagcatcccatatggtcccccgagcaccaccaggagtaattcctgagtgcatgagccagaagtaacccctatgcattgccaggtgtgatccaaaaggaaaaaaaaaaaaagataaccagTAGAGACAATATTAGACTCCAAATacaatacaaatttaaatttataaatggatCACAGAATTAAGTTTTGGtgttaatagtaataataataatgaatttgaTACTAACATTAAATCCTTCACAAATAAATCACCAGAGTTGTTGTCACTTGTGGGGTCCATTCCAGACGGATATAATTCTTGGTTTTGCTATTGtgttaaaacaaagaaaacactgTTACAATTTAAATATTCATAACAAAGCATTCAATTACTCAATAATAAATACTATTGACAGTTCACTGGTGATGGACACCAATCTCTGAACCAGGCCTATAGAAGCTAAaagttaagagtaagccctatCTTCTTAAAACTTCCATTCAAGTAGAGGGGAAGATATTCACCAAAGAAAATGGATATATAAATAATCTCACATAGTGGTAGTGGCTATACAGAAATACTCATGggtgaaatgaaaggaaaaatgagggtggacaagaatagtagaaataagtaccaggaggttgacttcatggcttggaagctggcctcacattctggggagagggcaactcagatagagaagggaacaccaagtaaaatgtggttggaggccatgcgggggaagggtgatgcatgccaaatgtagactagagcctgaacacaatgaccactcaacacctttattgcaaaccacaacacctaattagagagaacaaaagggtataccctgacacagtggcagggtggggtggggggagatgggattggggagggtaggagggatgttgggtttatttgtggtagagaatgggcactggtgaagggatgggttctcgaactttgtatgagggaaacatgagcacaaaaatgtataaatctgtaactgtaccctcacggtgattcactaattaaaaaataaattaaaaaaaatgagggtGGAGGGTTCTTTTAGATAGAGTAACTTTTATCTGAAATCTGAAGGATGCAAAGGAGTTAACCCttgagagaaaattaaaagaaaaatcagggaaACTAAAACTTCAAAAGTCATCATGAGAAGAAACCttgttatatataaagaaaagcaaTGTGCCTAGAACACAGTTAATGAAAACAGGAGAAGTGAAGGTCTTAAGAACCATGAACATTAATTTTAGACTAGTGTAATGGGAAATCACCTGAATTCTAAGCAGGAGAGTAAAACattcaaattaaaaactaaaattatatgtCTGGCTATTCATGTGTGAAACATAAATTGAAAGGGGGCAAGGAATTAGGAAGAGTTGCATCAGGGGTTAGGATGTCTTTACTTAGAACTAAAATTCAATAGGTAAAGcccagtaaaaaatttttttttaaatgaagttataaaatttgcttttatttattatttattttttggtcacacccggcgatgcacaggggttattcctggctctacactcaggaattacccctggcagtgctcaggggaccatatgggatgctgggaatcgaacctgggttggccacgtgcaaggcaaacgccctacccgctgtgctatcacttcagcccccgcCCAGTAAAAATTTTCAGATAACAGAATGCTCAGGGCTAGagagcagtacagtgggtagggtacttgtcctgcacatggccaacctggactTTATATctgacaccacaaatggtcctcagagcaccaccagaagtcatccctaagcacagacaggagtaagctctgtgttGAGGGTGTAaccaccaaaccaaaaccaaaaactaaaacagcATGCTCAGATGGAATATGAGTGAAGGTAAGGATAACAAGGAAGAAGGAAACCTTAAGCTTTTGACTTAGCAAATGAACaaactgttttgttgttttgttaccAGCCTTATGGAGGCTGGTAAATATATGCCATTTCCTTTTAGTGTGGGGAAATAAATTGTGCTTTTGCACATAATTCGTTTGATGTtcctaataaatatttaagtggtTCATTAGATCAAATAACACCTTTATCCATGTGCGCATAATTTAAAACATCTGGGGGATGAGGGTAAAATAACACAGGTCTATGACAATTGACATTTAAAAGTAAActaaaaccaaactttaaaacaaaatgtagttGGCATTGCCAATAAAGTATCAGTGAGTCACCTGTTTATGTCTGACTGCCTGGTTTCAAATTTGCTTCACAGATATAACCAAGTCTTTAGCTCGAAGTgtgaaatgtaaaattaaattctAGAGTTCTTCGCTTTAAAATTTCCTATTATTTAGTTGCTTTTTATggaaaaaacttaaattttttagatCTTTCCCTGGTTACATTCTTGGAATATACTTAGTAATTACGTATATTGAAATAAGTAGTAAGTAAAGCaagaaataagtttaaaaaaaaaaaaagagtaaagaagtcaccaaaggggctggagtgatagaacagcggttagggcgtttgccgtgcacatggctgacctgagtttgattcccagcatcgcgtatggtccctggagcactgccag from Sorex araneus isolate mSorAra2 chromosome 4, mSorAra2.pri, whole genome shotgun sequence includes these protein-coding regions:
- the SGO1 gene encoding shugoshin 1 isoform X1, which codes for MAKERCLKKSFQDSLEEIKKRMKEKRNKNLAEVGKRKSFITAPGQITTNTSALLKNYQDNNRMLVVALENEKSKVREAQDIILQLKKECYCLTYQLYKLKEKLISQRTEELEQQNQELYPSGMDPTSDNNSGDLFVKDLMQVPHQEEAHLPDQIESCQVEEPVPTIPHNRLEFNLDSDEVKCKDNTLPRTVSLRHNLNKTFNNLDEFDTLDNFEVSHFSVQYSELERLRFADPLMNKHITTNRGGNVCQWNTDQNSPSPKMICPERSNKERESVLDCESAQIKSKHRNVQRRKDKKRRDRRKSKGVPKNKGANKNLISQENVDESDAHIDAYNFNVEESVHLTPFRQKTLTSEREEHNSDCEVDSICQSSNSDDSGDLYIPTCKSGQEHTSQPNSPITRHRSKRGLKYPDTENEMEVFKPADSPSSKSPEIPQSPHFSLKDITNDLLHPVVRIRKLSLSPQMTKESPAVSLPKRRCTARVNYKEPTLASKLRRGDPFTDLCFLNSPIFKQKRDSRRSSKRKKSMPHIR
- the SGO1 gene encoding shugoshin 1 isoform X2, with product MAKERCLKKSFQDSLEEIKKRMKEKRNKNLAEVGKRKSFITAPGQITTNTSALLKNYQDNNRMLVVALENEKSKVREAQDIILQLKKECYCLTYQLYKLKEKLISQRTEELEQQNQELYPSGMDPTSDNNSGDLFVKDLMQVPHQEEAHLPDQIESCQVEGKSPEIPQSPHFSLKDITNDLLHPVVRIRKLSLSPQMTKESPAVSLPKRRCTARVNYKEPTLASKLRRGDPFTDLCFLNSPIFKQKRDSRRSSKRKKSMPHIR